The following proteins come from a genomic window of Paenibacillus antri:
- a CDS encoding AraC family transcriptional regulator, producing the protein MQESALEFIETRYFTPDDFARDFGIWPIGVGRNIAKPNYSTKPRALEHCSIHFVIEGKVEVNYGTNRIVLFPGDSFCMFPGVVYQYRYVPSEKPLSMYWISFHGPLSEAMLTRIGFRESTSYLKQVATKELLLTIKNLFHPASDGPKGRLRLQSSLYGIFSHMMPDDSRPANKPIPQRIAGSLKFMDAHYAEGITVKDAAASATLHRAYFSKIFTEHVGMSPKKYLENLKMAKSLDLLRNTSYTVSVISHSLGYSDPYAFTHAFTRYFGVSPGKWRKEHAVDT; encoded by the coding sequence GTGCAAGAGTCTGCTCTCGAGTTTATCGAAACCCGGTATTTTACCCCCGACGATTTCGCACGAGATTTCGGAATTTGGCCGATCGGCGTCGGCCGCAACATCGCTAAACCGAATTATTCGACCAAACCGCGCGCATTGGAGCATTGCAGCATCCATTTCGTCATCGAAGGCAAGGTAGAGGTAAACTACGGAACGAACCGCATCGTGTTATTCCCCGGGGACTCCTTCTGCATGTTTCCGGGGGTGGTGTACCAGTACCGGTATGTGCCTAGCGAAAAGCCGTTATCCATGTACTGGATTTCGTTCCACGGGCCGCTCTCCGAGGCGATGCTGACCCGAATCGGCTTTCGGGAGTCGACCTCCTATTTGAAGCAGGTTGCGACCAAAGAACTTCTGCTTACGATTAAAAACCTATTCCATCCCGCCTCCGACGGGCCGAAGGGCCGACTCCGGCTCCAATCGTCCTTATACGGCATCTTCAGCCACATGATGCCCGACGATTCGCGGCCTGCGAACAAACCGATTCCGCAGCGGATCGCAGGCAGCCTCAAGTTTATGGACGCCCACTATGCCGAGGGAATCACCGTCAAGGACGCGGCCGCGAGCGCAACGCTGCACCGGGCTTACTTTTCGAAAATATTTACCGAGCACGTCGGGATGTCCCCCAAAAAATACCTCGAAAATTTGAAAATGGCAAAGTCGCTCGACCTGCTGCGAAACACGTCGTATACGGTCAGCGTCATTTCTCACTCCTTGGGATATTCGGATCCTTACGCGTTCACGCATGCGTTCACACGCTATTTCGGCGTTTCCCCGGGCAAATGGCGTAAAGAGCATGCCGTCGACACCTGA
- a CDS encoding carbohydrate ABC transporter permease produces MHSVTEVQTNVSRKRKRRGGRMQRMESLAGFLFVSPMLLGVTVMVLLPIVAALYLSFTEWSMITGIEGIKWIGTENFDKLFHDTKFLKGLRNNAIFLLTVPVYLAISLILAVLINKFVYMKGFFKVIYFLPYISSVVAVATVWRVLFHPSMGPVNQFLMSVGIDNPPKWIADPQYALVSVMMISVWISIGYNMIVYMAGLQSIPRDLYEAADIDGANGFVRFFRITLPMLSPTTFFLLITGIIYTFKVFDIIAVLTAGGPAGSTNVIVYYLYETAFINLKIGYASSQAIFLFLCVLVITFVQWVGQKKWVNY; encoded by the coding sequence ATGCATTCCGTTACGGAGGTGCAGACGAATGTATCGCGGAAGAGGAAGCGGCGCGGCGGCCGAATGCAGCGGATGGAGTCGCTCGCCGGTTTCCTGTTCGTAAGCCCGATGCTTCTCGGGGTGACCGTGATGGTGCTGCTGCCGATTGTGGCGGCGCTTTATCTTAGCTTCACGGAGTGGAGCATGATCACGGGCATCGAAGGCATCAAGTGGATCGGAACGGAAAATTTCGATAAGCTGTTTCACGATACGAAGTTTCTGAAAGGATTGCGGAATAATGCCATCTTCCTTCTCACCGTTCCGGTATACTTGGCTATCTCGCTGATCCTTGCCGTGCTGATTAATAAGTTTGTATATATGAAGGGTTTCTTTAAAGTCATCTACTTCTTGCCGTATATTTCGAGCGTCGTCGCGGTGGCGACGGTATGGCGCGTGCTGTTCCATCCGTCGATGGGGCCGGTGAACCAGTTTCTAATGTCCGTCGGCATCGACAATCCGCCCAAATGGATCGCCGACCCGCAATATGCGCTCGTCTCCGTAATGATGATTTCGGTGTGGATCTCGATCGGCTACAACATGATCGTATATATGGCCGGACTGCAATCGATTCCTCGAGATTTGTACGAGGCCGCCGATATCGACGGCGCGAACGGCTTCGTACGCTTCTTCCGAATTACGCTGCCGATGCTGTCGCCTACGACCTTCTTTCTGCTCATTACCGGAATCATCTACACGTTCAAGGTGTTCGACATCATCGCGGTACTGACGGCTGGCGGACCGGCGGGGTCTACGAACGTCATCGTCTATTACTTGTACGAAACCGCGTTCATCAATTTGAAAATCGGGTACGCCTCTTCGCAAGCGATCTTCCTGTTCCTGTGCGTGCTCGTCATCACGTTCGTACAGTGGGTCGGACAGAAAAAGTGGGTGAACTACTGA
- a CDS encoding carbohydrate ABC transporter permease yields MNLALDLKKLLVTVVLAFVGILFVLPFAWMLSASFKLEGEVFTYPIQWIPKEWIGFSNYKEVWFGDHPFWKYYLNSIFVTVVTTVVSCTVSAMAAYGFSKVHFPAGKWLFFIVLATFMVPQEGILVPQFILFRMIGLFDNHWGLILLGSFSVLGTFMLRQFFMGVHNEFIESAKIDGAGHLRIFAQIAFPLVKPAIATYAILRFIWTWNDYKYPLIFLRTDALFTIQLAMQKFTSINGEFYSLIMAAAVSAILPLLLMFVIGQKRVIDGIAMGGVKG; encoded by the coding sequence ATGAACCTTGCATTAGATCTTAAAAAGCTGCTCGTCACCGTCGTCTTGGCGTTCGTCGGCATCTTGTTCGTGCTTCCGTTCGCTTGGATGTTATCCGCCTCCTTCAAGCTGGAAGGAGAGGTGTTCACCTATCCGATCCAATGGATTCCGAAAGAGTGGATCGGCTTCTCGAACTATAAGGAAGTGTGGTTCGGGGACCACCCGTTCTGGAAATATTATCTCAACAGCATCTTTGTCACCGTGGTGACGACCGTCGTATCTTGTACGGTATCCGCGATGGCGGCGTACGGCTTCTCGAAGGTGCACTTCCCGGCGGGGAAATGGTTGTTCTTCATCGTCCTGGCCACGTTCATGGTGCCGCAGGAAGGCATTCTTGTGCCGCAGTTCATTCTGTTCCGGATGATCGGGTTGTTCGACAACCATTGGGGCTTAATTTTACTAGGAAGCTTCAGCGTACTGGGCACGTTCATGCTGAGACAATTTTTCATGGGCGTGCACAACGAATTCATCGAATCGGCCAAGATCGACGGCGCCGGACATCTTCGCATCTTCGCGCAGATCGCTTTCCCGCTGGTGAAACCGGCGATCGCCACGTATGCGATTCTTCGCTTCATCTGGACGTGGAACGACTACAAATATCCGTTGATTTTTCTCCGAACGGACGCGCTGTTCACGATTCAATTGGCGATGCAGAAGTTCACGTCGATCAACGGCGAGTTTTATTCCTTGATCATGGCGGCGGCCGTCTCCGCGATCCTGCCGCTGCTGCTCATGTTCGTGATCGGACAAAAGCGAGTGATCGACGGAATCGCGATGGGCGGAGTGAAGGGATAA
- a CDS encoding ABC transporter substrate-binding protein, which produces MKRNFGKSMFATGLILSLLAGCSSGGGTTPAPETGGSSAPAGEQPAAEAPAAEPVTIKFHTHGTEAQYNWEATLVAFEEAYPNIKVELVTLSEKGDTNEATQKLDLAAASGEQLDVLMFSDPASYAQRVGLGMVAPINAFIEEEGFKVSEEYKVDTLMQGQYYALPGKFNPWYVMLNKDHLDAAGLAVPTDWTWDQFAEYAKTLTTGEGATKRYGTYFHGPQNGGWMEFLRLSLANKVEDTDFLKADGSSNLDDPMFKRTLELRLKMEREDGSSTPYADMLSQKLHYRTQFFNQSASMVLIGSWMNSELGGTEQNPLNFNVAIAPYPKNSDADAIGYTPVTTDFMAVAEKSQHKKEAYQFIRWYTTEGLAKYGRNIPSWSKVSDADLEKIVDSILSGTQKPENVDKASLINALANSKSGKIIPPVTYQAEVYKALNEQYELLILGSQDLDTTLANMKTAVQEIIDNNK; this is translated from the coding sequence ATGAAAAGGAATTTTGGAAAAAGCATGTTCGCGACCGGTCTTATTCTTAGCTTATTAGCAGGCTGCTCCAGCGGCGGCGGTACGACGCCGGCGCCGGAGACGGGCGGGAGCTCGGCGCCTGCCGGCGAACAGCCCGCGGCGGAAGCGCCTGCGGCCGAACCGGTGACGATCAAATTCCACACGCACGGTACGGAAGCGCAGTACAACTGGGAAGCGACGCTCGTCGCTTTCGAAGAAGCGTATCCGAACATCAAGGTGGAGCTCGTTACCCTGAGCGAGAAGGGCGATACGAACGAAGCGACGCAGAAGCTCGACTTGGCGGCCGCTTCCGGCGAGCAACTGGACGTTCTCATGTTCAGCGACCCGGCCTCCTATGCGCAGCGCGTAGGCCTCGGCATGGTTGCGCCGATCAACGCCTTCATCGAAGAAGAAGGCTTCAAGGTGTCGGAAGAGTACAAGGTCGACACGCTGATGCAAGGTCAATACTACGCATTGCCGGGCAAGTTCAACCCATGGTACGTGATGCTTAATAAAGATCATCTGGATGCGGCGGGGCTTGCCGTGCCGACGGATTGGACGTGGGACCAGTTCGCGGAGTACGCGAAGACGCTCACGACGGGCGAAGGCGCGACGAAGCGGTACGGCACGTACTTCCACGGACCGCAGAACGGCGGTTGGATGGAGTTCTTGCGCCTCTCGCTCGCGAACAAAGTGGAAGATACCGATTTCCTCAAGGCGGACGGCTCGTCGAACTTAGACGATCCGATGTTCAAGCGGACGCTGGAGCTGCGCCTGAAGATGGAGCGGGAAGACGGATCGTCCACGCCGTATGCGGATATGCTGTCGCAGAAGCTGCATTACCGGACGCAGTTCTTCAACCAATCGGCCAGCATGGTGCTGATCGGAAGCTGGATGAACAGCGAGCTCGGCGGCACGGAGCAAAACCCGCTCAACTTCAACGTCGCGATCGCCCCTTATCCGAAAAACAGCGACGCCGACGCGATCGGATATACGCCGGTGACGACGGACTTCATGGCCGTAGCGGAGAAGTCGCAGCATAAGAAAGAAGCGTACCAATTCATCCGTTGGTATACGACGGAAGGTCTTGCGAAGTACGGACGCAACATTCCTTCTTGGAGCAAGGTGTCGGACGCGGATCTCGAGAAGATCGTCGATTCGATCCTCAGCGGAACGCAGAAGCCGGAGAACGTCGACAAAGCGTCGCTCATCAACGCGTTGGCGAATTCCAAGTCGGGCAAAATCATTCCTCCGGTCACGTACCAAGCGGAAGTATATAAGGCGCTCAACGAGCAATACGAGCTGTTGATTCTCGGTTCTCAAGACCTGGATACGACGCTTGCCAATATGAAAACAGCCGTGCAAGAAATTATCGACAACAACAAATAG
- a CDS encoding cache domain-containing sensor histidine kinase: protein MEKGKHWLRPFIGSFRHKLILTSIACLLVPTLITLSVSNVLTRDAVQEQAEKNAQEQLKLIEGYLTGLFDNMLNISNYIIADPDMNVILKEQAAGKEYTGDNAEYREFADRYEITSKIDNISIIGERTYVTILLPNGRFFINYLLHEYDPRLLFEEPWFPDLEGLTGMAAHWVEAEPSPYLYEKAAGRQQISVARTLRRPNQRVYAYVVVTVPDNQIESIFERLGTGHEVMLVDGENRVMSHLDAGRIGERLTYLSDEPERSSIVELDGERYLVAQHAAGIKDWKLVLLTPYKDAVHQINHIFQTVFAFQVIAFAVFLVVLVLLIRAFTKPLVTLGKLALTVERGNLEMRSRMKGRDEIGRLGRQFDQMLDRIKQMIAEITEEQSRKRKAELRMLQAQINPHFLFNVLNSIRMKVLRKGDKESAEMLSSLSRLLRMTIDRDEETITLHEEVSTAIDYVNLMNMRQKETVTLSVAISSEAMLAQVPRFFLQPVIENALIHGFQQRSGTILVSAEVEGKTLRIAIRDDGTGMSPAAVTHLRNRLKREAVPTDEGDHRVGFSGIGLTNVNERMRIRFGDAFVMHIDSEEGSGTTVTMFVPL from the coding sequence TTGGAGAAGGGAAAGCATTGGCTTCGGCCGTTTATCGGTTCGTTCCGGCATAAGCTGATCTTGACTTCGATCGCCTGCCTTCTGGTCCCCACGCTCATCACGTTGTCCGTCTCGAACGTGTTGACGCGGGATGCCGTTCAGGAACAAGCGGAGAAGAACGCGCAAGAGCAGCTGAAGCTGATCGAAGGGTACCTGACCGGATTGTTCGACAACATGCTGAATATCTCGAACTATATTATCGCGGATCCGGATATGAACGTGATCTTGAAGGAGCAGGCGGCCGGCAAGGAATATACGGGGGACAATGCGGAGTACCGGGAATTCGCGGATCGCTACGAGATCACGAGCAAGATCGACAACATCTCCATCATCGGCGAAAGAACGTATGTGACGATCTTGCTGCCGAACGGCAGATTTTTCATCAATTATTTGCTCCACGAATACGACCCGCGGCTTTTATTCGAGGAGCCTTGGTTTCCGGACCTTGAGGGATTGACCGGCATGGCGGCGCATTGGGTGGAAGCGGAACCTTCGCCTTATTTATATGAGAAAGCCGCAGGAAGACAACAAATCTCGGTCGCTAGAACGCTGAGGCGCCCGAACCAAAGGGTGTACGCTTACGTCGTCGTTACGGTGCCGGACAATCAGATCGAATCGATCTTCGAGCGCCTCGGCACGGGTCATGAGGTCATGCTCGTCGACGGGGAGAACCGGGTCATGTCGCATCTCGATGCCGGCCGGATCGGCGAACGGCTGACGTATTTGTCCGATGAACCCGAACGATCGTCCATCGTCGAGCTGGATGGAGAGCGATATCTGGTCGCTCAGCATGCCGCGGGGATTAAGGATTGGAAGCTCGTGCTTTTGACCCCATATAAGGATGCGGTGCATCAAATCAATCACATTTTCCAAACCGTATTCGCATTTCAAGTGATCGCCTTCGCCGTGTTTTTAGTCGTGTTGGTATTGCTGATTCGCGCGTTCACGAAGCCGCTCGTCACTCTGGGCAAGCTCGCGTTGACAGTGGAACGAGGCAATCTCGAGATGCGCTCGCGGATGAAGGGGCGCGACGAAATCGGGCGTCTCGGCCGACAGTTCGATCAGATGTTGGACCGGATCAAGCAGATGATCGCGGAAATTACCGAAGAGCAATCGCGCAAGCGGAAGGCGGAGCTGAGGATGCTGCAGGCGCAAATCAACCCGCACTTCTTGTTTAATGTGCTGAATTCGATCCGGATGAAGGTGCTGCGCAAGGGCGATAAGGAAAGCGCGGAGATGCTCTCCTCGCTGTCCAGGCTGCTGCGGATGACGATCGACCGCGACGAGGAGACGATCACCCTCCACGAAGAGGTCAGCACGGCGATCGATTACGTGAACCTGATGAACATGCGCCAGAAGGAAACCGTAACGCTGTCGGTTGCGATTTCGTCGGAGGCGATGCTGGCGCAAGTACCGCGCTTCTTCCTGCAGCCCGTCATCGAGAATGCGCTCATTCACGGCTTCCAGCAGCGGTCCGGGACGATTCTCGTGTCGGCCGAGGTAGAGGGGAAGACGCTGCGGATCGCGATTCGGGACGACGGCACGGGTATGAGTCCGGCGGCGGTAACGCATTTGCGAAACCGGCTGAAGCGCGAAGCGGTTCCGACGGACGAGGGAGATCATCGTGTCGGGTTTTCCGGCATCGGACTGACCAACGTGAACGAGCGAATGCGCATCAGATTCGGAGACGCGTTCGTCATGCATATCGACAGCGAAGAGGGAAGCGGGACGACGGTGACGATGTTCGTTCCGCTCTAG
- a CDS encoding response regulator transcription factor has translation MYKVMLVDDDYPVLELLSEAIDWERLGLTLEGAYENGLEALEAADPDMPDILITDIGMPKMDGLELIQRLKERKPGLRVAILSCHSEFHYAQRAMKLQVQDYLVKDTLDPADLEQVLVRFSASLDEERKLDLERHKLRHLVDRSREAMKEKWIRNAIQQPLLQAKVWNEELASFGLPVEGRTVLPAIGTIDDYLQAQQRFMSDDILRFAVTNVIEEIIAESETEAVLFPYSEREWMIVHSFRPTLTVNGFDEARKLTERIRSSLGRSLKLSMSFVIGDMCRTPEQTKIGLTALLTETGQRFYMERGEIASFARFEPTEGDLFAYYDEASERFRESIAKRDPAEVKAKVGEWIEFLKKAKYAPEIVKDWMLKLLLDIRLKHQSLHSFRSSKSAESLHKDIAEIGSLRELGNWLTEHLLAAIAAAEDSRVRTQRKEVLDAYQYVSLHLDQRIGLDDIAEHLHLNPSYFSRLFKKETGETFIEYVIRTKMERAKQLLDQTAQPVAKICEMLGYDNQSYFIKLFKGYTGVTPIDYRNRGA, from the coding sequence ATGTATAAAGTCATGTTGGTCGACGACGATTATCCGGTGCTGGAGCTGTTGTCCGAAGCGATCGATTGGGAGCGGCTCGGTCTTACCTTAGAAGGCGCATATGAAAATGGTCTCGAAGCGTTGGAGGCCGCCGATCCGGACATGCCCGATATTCTCATTACCGATATCGGGATGCCGAAGATGGACGGCTTGGAGCTCATCCAACGGCTGAAGGAACGGAAGCCGGGCCTTCGAGTCGCGATATTGTCCTGCCATAGCGAATTCCATTACGCCCAGCGCGCGATGAAGCTCCAGGTACAGGATTACCTCGTGAAGGATACGCTGGACCCTGCCGATTTAGAGCAAGTTCTCGTCCGGTTTTCCGCCAGCCTCGACGAAGAGCGCAAGCTCGATCTCGAACGGCACAAGCTGCGGCATCTGGTGGACCGCTCGCGCGAAGCGATGAAGGAGAAGTGGATTCGGAACGCGATCCAACAGCCGCTGCTGCAAGCGAAGGTTTGGAACGAGGAGCTCGCTTCGTTCGGCTTGCCGGTCGAGGGAAGAACGGTGCTGCCGGCGATCGGAACGATCGACGATTACCTTCAGGCCCAACAACGGTTCATGTCGGACGATATTTTGCGGTTCGCCGTCACGAACGTAATCGAAGAGATCATCGCCGAATCCGAGACGGAAGCGGTGCTGTTCCCATATAGCGAGAGAGAATGGATGATTGTACATTCGTTCCGTCCGACTCTGACGGTGAACGGCTTCGACGAAGCCCGGAAGCTGACCGAACGGATCCGGTCGTCTTTGGGCCGCTCGCTTAAGCTGTCTATGTCGTTCGTGATCGGGGACATGTGCCGCACGCCGGAGCAAACCAAGATTGGGTTAACCGCCCTGTTGACGGAAACCGGCCAGAGATTCTACATGGAGCGCGGAGAGATCGCGTCGTTCGCGCGTTTCGAGCCGACCGAGGGCGATTTATTCGCCTACTACGACGAAGCGAGCGAGCGATTCCGCGAAAGCATCGCGAAGCGGGATCCGGCAGAGGTGAAGGCGAAGGTCGGGGAATGGATAGAGTTCCTTAAGAAAGCCAAATACGCGCCTGAAATCGTGAAGGATTGGATGTTGAAGCTGCTGCTCGACATTCGCCTCAAACATCAATCTTTGCATTCTTTCCGATCGTCGAAGTCCGCCGAGAGCTTGCATAAGGACATCGCGGAGATCGGCTCCCTTCGCGAGTTGGGGAATTGGCTGACCGAACATCTCCTCGCGGCGATTGCGGCGGCCGAGGATTCCCGCGTCCGAACGCAGCGGAAAGAAGTGCTTGACGCTTACCAGTACGTGTCCTTACATCTGGACCAAAGAATAGGACTGGACGACATCGCGGAGCATCTGCACTTAAACCCTAGTTACTTCAGCAGGTTGTTCAAGAAAGAGACGGGCGAGACGTTCATCGAATACGTCATTCGGACGAAGATGGAGCGCGCGAAGCAATTGCTCGACCAAACGGCCCAACCCGTAGCGAAAATTTGCGAGATGCTCGGCTACGACAATCAAAGCTACTTCATTAAATTGTTCAAGGGGTACACCGGCGTCACCCCGATCGATTATCGGAACCGGGGCGCTTAA
- a CDS encoding heparinase II/III domain-containing protein translates to MDYLAIKRALQIGDRSEQGRMLFDEARDVRKWEEIRTSPFYRDMVADLREEGERLLSEPIVSLPFSSFKLFDTAGARIEFERSFFARRKRLSILAFLSLLDRNSELYLPALEDAIWAICDEYTWCLPAHLGGNSLKPSHLRRNRHSIDLFAAETGFALAEIVSLLKERIHPIVASRAEAEVKERVLETYCSLGSSYEWETLGNNWASVCGGSVGAAALYLIPSAEELAPIVHRLLGTMESYLAGFENDGASTEGVGYWSYGFGFYSYFASLLKQRTAGRIDLLEGEKIKQIALFHQKCYLTGPYTVPFSDCEPTSLFPMGLIHALKRRYPEIHVPNIEQKWSIAKDPIGRWGPFIRDFVWSRAEWIGEEWPDGTYFLPDAQWAVVRRTIDGERYAFAAKGGHNDEPHNQNDLGSFVLHVGGETLLTDLGSGEYTKGYFGAERYSYVCNSSAGHSVPIVEGSYQQAGAAYRAKALRFEESEEQVSYTLDLTEAYGTANLQSLVRQFTFKQRVLELRDRYVFREPPSSVISRFITLYEPAVSADGRVRVEGAAFGVEAVYDRRAAKPVIHRFDFMNKDSKLIPVYAIDLEAERPAEEVLMTVRFEIYSLT, encoded by the coding sequence ATGGATTACCTTGCGATCAAACGGGCCCTGCAGATCGGCGATCGTTCGGAACAAGGAAGGATGTTGTTTGACGAGGCTCGGGATGTTAGGAAATGGGAGGAGATCCGGACGTCCCCCTTCTATCGGGATATGGTTGCGGACCTCCGGGAAGAAGGGGAACGGCTGCTCTCCGAGCCGATCGTATCGTTACCTTTCTCCTCCTTCAAGTTATTCGATACCGCGGGGGCGAGAATCGAATTCGAACGTTCGTTTTTCGCGAGGCGAAAGCGTCTGTCGATCTTAGCGTTCTTGTCTCTGCTCGATCGGAATTCCGAGCTTTACCTTCCTGCGTTGGAAGACGCGATCTGGGCGATTTGCGACGAGTATACTTGGTGCCTGCCGGCCCATCTGGGCGGGAACTCCCTGAAACCGTCGCATCTGCGGCGAAATCGGCACAGCATCGATCTGTTCGCTGCCGAGACCGGATTCGCCCTTGCGGAAATCGTCTCTCTTCTTAAGGAGAGAATACATCCTATCGTCGCGTCCCGGGCGGAAGCGGAAGTGAAAGAGAGAGTTCTAGAAACCTATTGCAGCCTGGGCTCCTCCTATGAATGGGAAACGTTGGGGAACAACTGGGCGAGCGTGTGCGGCGGCTCCGTCGGCGCCGCCGCCCTTTATCTGATCCCAAGCGCAGAGGAGCTCGCGCCGATCGTTCATCGGTTGCTGGGAACGATGGAGAGCTATCTTGCCGGCTTCGAAAACGACGGCGCCTCCACGGAGGGCGTAGGGTACTGGAGTTACGGTTTCGGCTTTTACTCGTATTTCGCCTCGTTGCTTAAGCAAAGAACCGCGGGGCGGATCGATTTGTTGGAAGGCGAGAAAATCAAGCAAATCGCGTTGTTTCATCAGAAGTGTTACCTGACCGGTCCTTACACGGTGCCGTTCTCCGATTGCGAGCCGACGTCTCTGTTTCCCATGGGCTTGATTCACGCGTTGAAACGGCGTTACCCCGAGATCCACGTCCCGAACATAGAACAGAAGTGGAGCATCGCGAAGGATCCGATCGGGAGATGGGGCCCCTTCATCCGGGACTTCGTCTGGAGCCGCGCCGAGTGGATAGGCGAGGAGTGGCCGGACGGTACGTACTTCCTGCCGGACGCGCAGTGGGCGGTCGTCCGGCGGACGATCGACGGCGAACGGTACGCGTTCGCCGCGAAGGGCGGCCATAACGACGAACCGCATAACCAGAACGATCTCGGGAGCTTCGTGCTTCACGTCGGCGGCGAAACGCTGCTGACCGATCTCGGTTCCGGCGAATATACGAAGGGCTACTTCGGGGCGGAGCGGTACTCGTATGTATGTAACAGCTCGGCGGGCCATTCCGTGCCGATCGTCGAAGGCTCCTACCAACAAGCCGGCGCAGCGTATCGAGCGAAGGCGCTTCGATTCGAAGAAAGCGAAGAGCAAGTATCCTACACTCTCGACTTGACGGAAGCATATGGAACGGCGAATCTGCAGTCGCTCGTTCGGCAATTTACGTTCAAGCAACGCGTTCTTGAATTGAGGGACAGGTATGTATTTCGCGAACCGCCCTCTTCCGTAATTAGTAGATTCATAACTTTGTATGAACCGGCGGTTTCCGCGGACGGACGCGTCCGGGTCGAAGGGGCCGCGTTCGGCGTCGAAGCGGTGTACGATCGACGGGCGGCGAAGCCGGTCATTCATAGATTCGATTTTATGAACAAAGACTCCAAGCTCATCCCGGTGTATGCGATCGATTTGGAGGCGGAGCGTCCGGCCGAAGAAGTGCTAATGACGGTCCGATTTGAAATCTATTCTCTTACCTGA
- a CDS encoding glycoside hydrolase family 88 protein produces MNVQTDWAQSAWNQVIGKVSHTSARIGPAFPHASVNGTYALEPAHWWTAGFWPGLLWLLYRDTKDEALRNIAEACEEKLDQVIADYYRLDHDIGFMWTLTGVARYKLLGNEDSKRRALLAANLLAARFNIQGKYIRAWNPWKPGENNAGWAIIDCMMNLPLLHWASEATGDPRFKHIAVAHADTVLEHFIRPDGSAYHIVIFDPLTGEKVGVNGGQGYSAESAWSRGTAWALYGMALSYRHTGDERYLQAAKRAAHFFLANLPEDHVPHWDFRLPAEVPKHRDSSAGACAACGLLLLAKQVDVVESELYRQAGERILRSLYERYGTFDKEDEEGLILHGTSHYPEGRNIDVPLIYGDYYFVEGLSQLLGHGELFW; encoded by the coding sequence ATGAACGTACAAACGGATTGGGCGCAGAGCGCTTGGAACCAGGTGATCGGAAAGGTGTCTCATACGAGCGCCCGCATCGGCCCCGCCTTTCCTCACGCCAGCGTGAATGGCACATATGCGTTGGAACCGGCCCACTGGTGGACCGCGGGCTTCTGGCCCGGTCTGCTCTGGCTGCTGTACCGAGACACGAAGGACGAGGCGCTGCGGAACATCGCCGAGGCGTGCGAGGAGAAGCTGGATCAGGTCATTGCCGATTATTACCGTCTGGATCACGATATCGGCTTTATGTGGACGCTGACCGGCGTCGCTCGCTATAAGCTGCTCGGAAACGAAGACTCCAAGCGCCGTGCGCTGCTGGCGGCCAACCTTCTGGCGGCGCGCTTCAATATTCAAGGAAAGTATATTCGGGCTTGGAATCCCTGGAAACCCGGGGAAAACAACGCGGGCTGGGCGATCATCGATTGTATGATGAATTTGCCGTTATTGCATTGGGCTTCCGAGGCGACCGGGGATCCGCGGTTCAAGCATATCGCCGTCGCGCATGCGGATACGGTGCTGGAGCATTTCATCCGACCGGACGGCTCGGCGTACCATATCGTCATCTTCGATCCCCTGACCGGCGAGAAGGTCGGAGTGAACGGAGGACAGGGCTACTCGGCCGAGTCGGCTTGGTCGCGCGGCACCGCATGGGCGTTGTACGGCATGGCGCTCAGCTATCGACATACGGGGGATGAACGTTATTTACAGGCGGCGAAGCGCGCGGCGCATTTCTTCCTCGCCAATCTCCCGGAGGATCATGTCCCCCACTGGGATTTCCGTCTTCCCGCGGAGGTTCCCAAGCACCGCGATTCGTCGGCCGGGGCGTGCGCGGCTTGCGGCCTCCTGCTGCTTGCGAAGCAGGTGGACGTCGTAGAGTCCGAACTTTACCGCCAGGCGGGCGAACGCATCCTTCGTTCCTTGTATGAGCGTTACGGCACCTTCGATAAGGAAGACGAAGAAGGGTTGATTCTGCATGGAACGAGCCATTACCCGGAAGGTAGAAATATTGACGTCCCTCTGATCTACGGCGACTACTACTTCGTGGAAGGCCTCTCTCAATTATTGGGGCACGGCGAGCTATTTTGGTAA